One Hyphomicrobium album genomic window carries:
- a CDS encoding glutamate-5-semialdehyde dehydrogenase, with the protein MNKPERIDTATEGAMLAIGRRAREAAHALALATPEAKTKALRAAAKALREATPQILAANTKDIEAARTAGRPAAFIDRLLLNGARIAAMATGVEEIAELPDPVGTVLAEWSRPNGLKFQRVRVPLGVIGIIYESRPNVTADAGALAVKAGNAAILRAGSESLNSSLAIHAAMASGLKSAGLPEAAIQLVPIADRAAVGHMLAGLDGSIDVIVPRGGKSLVERVQKEARVPVFAHLEGLCHTYVDKDADLGMAVEVVLNAKMRRTGVCGATETLLVDKAAPAAVLPALVKALLDDGCEVRGDAATQKADARVKPAADTDWTTEYLDAIISVKTVDGVAGAIAHIAGHSTQHTDAIITANTATAERFMREVDSAIVLHNASTQFADGGEFGFGGEIGIATGKLHARGPVGVEQLTSFKYVVRGDGQIRPK; encoded by the coding sequence ATGAACAAGCCCGAGCGCATCGACACCGCGACCGAGGGAGCGATGCTCGCCATCGGCCGGCGGGCACGCGAAGCCGCGCACGCTCTCGCGCTCGCCACACCGGAAGCCAAGACCAAGGCACTGCGCGCCGCCGCCAAGGCGCTGCGCGAGGCGACGCCGCAAATCCTCGCCGCCAACACCAAGGACATCGAGGCGGCGCGCACGGCGGGACGCCCGGCCGCATTCATCGACCGCCTGCTGCTCAACGGGGCGCGCATCGCCGCCATGGCGACGGGCGTCGAGGAGATCGCCGAGCTGCCCGATCCCGTCGGCACCGTGCTGGCCGAATGGTCGCGACCCAACGGGCTGAAGTTCCAGCGCGTGCGCGTGCCGCTCGGCGTCATCGGCATCATCTACGAAAGCCGCCCGAACGTGACGGCGGATGCCGGCGCGCTCGCTGTGAAGGCCGGCAACGCCGCTATCCTGCGCGCAGGCTCCGAAAGCCTCAACTCCTCGCTCGCCATCCACGCGGCGATGGCCTCCGGATTGAAGAGCGCCGGGCTGCCCGAGGCGGCGATCCAGCTCGTGCCGATCGCCGATCGCGCCGCGGTCGGCCACATGCTCGCGGGTCTCGACGGCTCGATCGACGTGATTGTGCCGCGCGGCGGCAAGAGCCTGGTGGAGCGCGTGCAGAAGGAAGCGCGCGTGCCGGTATTCGCCCACCTCGAAGGGCTGTGCCACACCTACGTCGACAAGGATGCCGACCTGGGCATGGCAGTCGAGGTCGTGCTCAATGCCAAGATGCGGCGTACCGGCGTGTGCGGCGCCACCGAAACGCTACTCGTCGACAAGGCGGCGCCGGCCGCCGTTCTTCCCGCGCTCGTCAAGGCGCTGCTCGACGACGGCTGCGAGGTGCGCGGCGACGCGGCGACGCAGAAGGCCGACGCGCGCGTGAAGCCGGCCGCCGACACCGACTGGACAACGGAATATCTCGACGCCATCATCTCGGTAAAGACGGTCGACGGCGTCGCCGGCGCCATCGCCCACATCGCCGGGCACAGCACGCAGCACACCGACGCCATCATCACCGCCAACACGGCGACGGCGGAGCGCTTCATGCGCGAGGTCGACAGCGCCATCGTGCTGCACAACGCCTCGACTCAGTTCGCCGACGGCGGCGAGTTCGGCTTCGGTGGCGAGATCGGCATCGCCACCGGCAAGCTGCACGCGCGCGGGCCCGTCGGCGTCGAGCAGCTGACGAGCTTCAAGTACGTGGTCCGCGGCGACGGACAAATCCGGCCGAAATAG
- the proB gene encoding glutamate 5-kinase — MTTEAKTALASAVRPEWTNARRIVVKIGSALLTDRATGTLKAEWLASLLDDVAALIRAGKQVVLVSSGAIALGRHTLKLPKGPLELEQSQAAAAVGQISLAHAYQEMCGARGLVAAQILLTLGDTEERRRYLNARHTISTLLELNAVPVVNENDTVATTEIRYGDNDRLSARVASMVTADCLVLLSDIDGLYTAPPNANVNATRLDVVTAITPEIEAMAGDVGTELSKGGMKTKIEAAKVALGGGTHMVIASGKVMHPLRSIGEGAPCTWFLAHSDPMTARKRWIAGQLEPKGQVHVDAGAEKALAAGKSLLPAGVARIEGNFDRGDAVIIRGPDGRELGRGLVAYARFDAERIIGKKSAEIATILGVSRCDELIHRDDMALQRK, encoded by the coding sequence ATGACCACCGAAGCAAAAACAGCCCTGGCGAGCGCCGTGCGCCCCGAGTGGACCAACGCCCGGCGCATCGTCGTCAAGATCGGCTCGGCGCTGCTCACCGACCGGGCGACGGGCACGCTCAAGGCCGAGTGGCTCGCCTCGCTGCTCGATGACGTCGCGGCGCTCATCCGCGCGGGCAAGCAGGTTGTGCTGGTGTCGTCGGGCGCGATCGCGCTCGGCCGCCACACGCTGAAGCTGCCGAAGGGGCCGCTGGAGCTGGAGCAGAGCCAGGCGGCTGCTGCCGTCGGCCAGATCAGCCTGGCGCACGCCTACCAGGAGATGTGCGGCGCCCGTGGGCTCGTCGCCGCGCAGATTCTTTTGACGCTCGGCGACACCGAGGAGCGCCGCCGCTACCTCAACGCCCGCCACACGATCAGCACGCTCTTGGAGCTCAACGCCGTGCCGGTCGTCAACGAGAACGACACGGTAGCGACCACCGAGATCCGCTACGGCGACAACGACCGGCTGTCGGCGCGCGTCGCCTCGATGGTGACGGCCGACTGCCTGGTGCTGCTGTCCGACATCGACGGCCTCTACACGGCGCCGCCCAACGCCAACGTCAATGCGACGCGGCTCGACGTCGTCACTGCCATCACGCCGGAGATCGAGGCGATGGCGGGCGATGTCGGCACCGAGCTGTCGAAGGGCGGCATGAAGACCAAGATCGAGGCCGCCAAAGTTGCGCTCGGCGGCGGCACGCACATGGTGATCGCCAGCGGCAAGGTCATGCACCCGCTGCGCTCCATCGGTGAGGGCGCGCCTTGCACCTGGTTCCTTGCGCATTCCGACCCGATGACGGCGCGCAAGCGCTGGATCGCCGGGCAGCTCGAGCCCAAGGGCCAGGTGCACGTCGATGCCGGCGCCGAGAAGGCACTGGCCGCGGGCAAGAGCCTGTTGCCGGCCGGAGTGGCGCGCATCGAGGGCAACTTCGACCGCGGCGACGCGGTGATCATCCGCGGCCCGGACGGCCGTGAACTGGGGCGCGGGCTCGTCGCCTACGCCCGTTTCGACGCGGAGCGCATCATCGGCAAGAAAAGTGCCGAAATAGCCACTATATTGGGGGTGTCGCGCTGCGATGAGCTGATCCATCGCGACGACATGGCCCTGCAGCGGAAGTGA
- a CDS encoding WD40 repeat domain-containing protein: MISSRRRLALVTPLLALIAFIAPGLSAGTMAPDAPQPILVLKGHTRDLANAAFSPDGKRVVTASSDGTARVWDAATGAVLATLSGHEEAVRSAAFSPDGTRVVTASRDGSARIWDAATGVEQVKLAGHAGMLEYAAWSPDGTRVVTASRDKRGTVWDAATGKVIAELEGHKSPVMRAAFSPDGSRIVTASTDKTARVWDAATGAPVATLEGHQRMVLGATFSPDGTRVATAGSDETAAIWDAKTGTRLATLTGHERGVLHIVFSPDGSTILTTSSDRTGRIWDAKTGALLHTLPGHGRPVMSGAFSPDGKLAVTASHDKNARIWNVATGALLATLPTDGSEVQTAVFSPDGTRLLTATFDGVARIWDVSAYKPR, from the coding sequence ATGATCAGCAGCCGGCGCCGACTTGCGCTCGTCACACCGCTTCTCGCGCTCATCGCCTTCATCGCCCCCGGTCTGTCGGCGGGCACGATGGCGCCCGACGCGCCGCAGCCGATCCTTGTCCTCAAGGGCCACACCCGCGACCTCGCCAACGCCGCGTTCAGTCCCGACGGCAAGAGGGTCGTCACCGCGTCGAGCGACGGCACCGCACGGGTATGGGATGCCGCCACCGGCGCGGTTCTCGCCACGCTCAGCGGCCACGAGGAAGCGGTGCGCAGCGCCGCGTTCAGTCCGGACGGGACGCGCGTCGTCACCGCCTCGCGTGACGGGAGCGCACGTATCTGGGACGCGGCGACCGGCGTCGAACAGGTGAAGCTCGCCGGGCACGCGGGCATGCTGGAATACGCGGCGTGGAGCCCCGACGGAACGCGCGTCGTCACCGCCTCACGCGACAAGCGCGGGACGGTCTGGGACGCCGCGACTGGAAAGGTGATCGCCGAATTGGAGGGTCACAAGAGCCCGGTGATGCGCGCCGCGTTCAGCCCCGACGGCAGCCGTATCGTCACCGCCTCGACCGACAAGACGGCGCGCGTCTGGGACGCTGCCACGGGGGCTCCCGTCGCCACTCTCGAAGGCCACCAGCGCATGGTGCTCGGCGCCACGTTCAGCCCCGACGGAACGAGGGTCGCCACCGCCGGCAGCGACGAGACGGCGGCCATCTGGGACGCCAAGACGGGCACGCGGCTGGCGACGCTCACCGGCCACGAGCGCGGCGTTCTTCACATCGTGTTCTCGCCTGATGGCAGCACGATCCTCACCACCTCGAGCGACCGTACCGGCCGCATCTGGGACGCCAAGACGGGCGCTCTGCTGCACACGCTGCCGGGGCACGGGCGGCCGGTGATGAGCGGCGCCTTCAGCCCGGACGGCAAGCTCGCCGTCACCGCGTCGCACGACAAGAACGCGCGCATCTGGAACGTGGCGACGGGGGCGCTGCTGGCGACGCTGCCGACGGACGGCAGCGAGGTGCAGACGGCGGTGTTCAGCCCGGACGGCACGCGGCTCCTCACGGCAACCTTTGACGGGGTCGCGCGCATCTGGGATGTCAGCGCTTATAAACCGCGCTGA
- a CDS encoding class I SAM-dependent methyltransferase translates to MSEVVHIYEANAAAFDRDRGRQLMEAGYLDAILSRLPSESRSVLDLGCGAGEPIARYLIDNDCRVTGVDAAPAMIDLCKARFPDMTWMVGDMRSLALGQRFGAVIAWDSFFHLAADAQRGMFPIFREHVAPCGLLLFTSGPEHGEAIGELYGKPLYHASLAADEYRCLLGRNGFEVVQHAVEDPACGGHTVWLAQSI, encoded by the coding sequence ATGTCGGAAGTCGTGCACATCTACGAGGCGAATGCCGCCGCCTTCGATCGCGACCGCGGCCGCCAGCTGATGGAGGCTGGTTACCTCGACGCGATCCTGAGCCGCCTGCCGAGTGAAAGCCGGTCCGTACTCGACCTCGGCTGCGGCGCCGGCGAGCCGATCGCCCGCTACCTGATCGACAACGACTGCCGCGTGACCGGCGTCGATGCGGCCCCGGCGATGATCGACCTGTGCAAGGCGCGCTTTCCGGATATGACCTGGATGGTCGGTGACATGCGCAGCCTGGCGCTGGGTCAGCGCTTCGGTGCGGTCATCGCCTGGGACAGCTTCTTCCACCTCGCGGCCGATGCGCAGCGCGGGATGTTCCCGATCTTCCGCGAGCATGTCGCGCCGTGCGGGCTCCTGCTGTTCACCTCCGGCCCTGAGCACGGCGAGGCGATCGGCGAGCTGTACGGGAAGCCACTCTATCACGCGAGCCTCGCCGCCGACGAATACCGGTGCTTGCTGGGACGGAACGGTTTCGAGGTCGTGCAGCACGCCGTCGAGGATCCGGCGTGCGGCGGACACACGGTGTGGCTGGCGCAGTCGATCTGA
- a CDS encoding HdeD family acid-resistance protein, with translation MAETTGLRGKLHQSWGWLLALGVVLILFGFLILSTPMGVVTASLTTEMWIAAALVAAGVLQLMHGIRASDWSHASWQMFGGIASIVGGILIFLYPTFGLVSLTMIIAATLVAQGVTSLMIGGGVGDAGSRRWLILSAVISIVAGLLILFDLPSSAGWTLGTIVGAALLLQGVSLTLLALDVRRATA, from the coding sequence ATGGCCGAGACGACGGGACTGCGCGGCAAGCTGCATCAAAGCTGGGGCTGGCTATTGGCCCTCGGCGTGGTGCTCATCCTCTTCGGCTTCCTCATTCTGAGCACGCCGATGGGCGTGGTCACCGCCTCGCTGACCACCGAGATGTGGATCGCCGCCGCGCTGGTCGCGGCCGGCGTGCTGCAGCTGATGCACGGCATCCGCGCCTCCGACTGGAGCCACGCGTCGTGGCAGATGTTCGGCGGCATCGCCTCCATCGTCGGCGGCATCCTGATCTTCCTCTATCCGACGTTCGGCCTCGTATCGCTGACCATGATCATCGCCGCGACGCTCGTCGCCCAGGGCGTCACCTCGCTGATGATCGGCGGCGGCGTCGGCGATGCGGGCAGCCGCCGCTGGCTGATCCTTTCGGCAGTGATCTCGATCGTCGCCGGCCTGCTGATCCTGTTCGACCTGCCGTCCTCGGCCGGTTGGACGCTCGGCACGATCGTCGGCGCGGCGCTGCTGCTGCAGGGCGTCAGCCTGACGCTGCTGGCACTGGACGTGCGGCGCGCGACCGCCTGA
- a CDS encoding phytoene desaturase family protein has product MDTQYDAIVIGAGLGGLTAAATLAQRGCKTLLIERNYSVGGAASTYKSGEMVVEGSLHETANPHDPLEPKHHILRGLGVLDKVTWVPAGSVYEARGGPLGPVPFVLPDGFGEARAAFIDRFPALRVGIGELLADMERITAGLGVLSQGRAAFDDPLAGLSALLKLAPVVTGWRHSLAQRLQRAFGDDEGAKAALAANMLYWHDDPDQLWWILFALAQGGYIGSGGCFVQGGSQRLSSAIARAFRAAGGEIVLHRRVTEILLDAHGLPVGVAHVGKKDGERVEVRARVVVSNAAPSMMAEMLPPDRRETFAEPYIGQPLSISLFSATFGLTRRPQELGLSSYSTMLLPEWMRTLADYKRGAALLAEAPGEAMPPVAVVNYAAIDSGLGGPPYPVSAVGADRLANWQGMDAAAYAAKRDAWMKALVAALDGAYPGFAENVVTSVMSTASSMNSYLDAPAGAVYGFAPTPPAGPIWKGTGRSPRTPIDRLFLASAYAGSGGYTGAILGGAIAARQALAAMPVSKK; this is encoded by the coding sequence ATGGACACGCAATACGACGCCATCGTCATCGGCGCAGGCCTGGGTGGCTTGACGGCCGCTGCCACGCTCGCGCAGCGGGGCTGCAAGACGCTGCTCATCGAGCGCAACTACAGCGTCGGTGGCGCCGCCTCGACCTACAAATCCGGCGAGATGGTCGTCGAAGGCTCGCTGCACGAAACCGCGAACCCGCATGACCCGCTCGAGCCCAAGCACCACATCCTTCGCGGCCTCGGCGTGCTCGACAAGGTGACGTGGGTGCCGGCGGGCAGTGTCTACGAGGCGCGCGGTGGTCCGCTCGGCCCCGTACCATTCGTGCTGCCGGACGGCTTCGGCGAGGCACGCGCGGCGTTCATCGATCGCTTTCCGGCGCTGCGTGTCGGCATCGGTGAATTGCTCGCCGACATGGAACGGATTACCGCCGGGCTCGGAGTGCTGAGCCAGGGTCGCGCGGCCTTCGATGATCCTCTGGCGGGGCTCTCCGCGCTGTTGAAGCTCGCGCCGGTGGTGACCGGCTGGCGCCACTCACTGGCGCAGCGGCTGCAGCGTGCATTTGGCGACGACGAGGGCGCCAAAGCTGCGCTCGCCGCCAACATGCTCTACTGGCACGACGATCCCGATCAGTTGTGGTGGATCCTGTTCGCGTTGGCACAAGGCGGCTACATCGGCTCGGGCGGCTGCTTCGTCCAGGGTGGATCGCAACGCCTGAGCAGCGCCATCGCCCGCGCGTTCCGCGCCGCCGGCGGGGAGATTGTCCTGCATCGCCGCGTCACCGAGATTTTGCTCGACGCGCACGGCCTGCCGGTGGGTGTGGCGCACGTCGGCAAGAAGGACGGCGAGCGCGTCGAAGTGCGCGCCCGCGTGGTCGTCAGCAACGCCGCGCCGAGCATGATGGCCGAGATGCTGCCGCCCGACCGGCGCGAGACCTTCGCGGAGCCGTATATCGGTCAGCCGCTGTCGATATCGCTGTTCTCGGCCACTTTCGGTTTGACGCGGCGCCCGCAGGAGCTGGGGCTCAGCTCTTATTCGACGATGCTGTTGCCCGAGTGGATGCGCACGCTCGCCGACTACAAGCGCGGCGCGGCGCTGCTTGCCGAAGCCCCCGGCGAAGCGATGCCGCCCGTCGCCGTCGTCAACTATGCGGCGATCGATAGCGGGCTCGGTGGACCGCCGTATCCCGTCTCCGCCGTCGGCGCCGACCGGCTCGCCAATTGGCAGGGCATGGATGCCGCTGCCTACGCCGCCAAGCGCGACGCCTGGATGAAAGCGCTCGTCGCGGCGCTCGATGGCGCCTATCCGGGCTTCGCCGAAAACGTGGTGACGTCGGTGATGAGCACCGCGAGCTCGATGAACAGCTACCTCGACGCACCGGCGGGCGCCGTCTACGGGTTTGCCCCCACCCCGCCGGCGGGACCGATCTGGAAGGGCACCGGCCGTTCGCCGCGCACGCCCATCGACCGGCTGTTCCTCGCTTCCGCTTACGCCGGGAGCGGCGGCTACACGGGCGCCATCCTCGGCGGGGCCATAGCCGCCCGACAGGCGCTCGCCGCCATGCCGGTTAGCAAAAAATAG
- a CDS encoding putative bifunctional diguanylate cyclase/phosphodiesterase: MPKRTTAFVTFPIVALGAASILAVLISLLIGAREADDTALQRQRDTIEHAIDQHGLSLARELRVQTVWSEAFEQTRHKDTGWMRTFYGKYLSDLLGYDQIYVLAGNDAPVFGYAAAARADSDYGAIGAGLTDLLQAVRHPHLKPHYDVVVTDIAMPDGTVQHHVAVADARSIDGKPATVIVSTIVPDAGKPIATPDPPMLLVAVEDIDKGFTKRLGENFGFRELHWVATGTPAGDSSEAVKSDDGAPVGTLVWRKDQPGLQFIRHVAPGLGAALLLIGALTWFLVVWGKRKARQILQSEEHATTAARTDQLTDLPNRTGLHEEIAGLLEDRQRPVPVSLIMVDIDQFKAINDAFGAATGDAVLIGTAKRLRNLLPPGGIVARSDGDSFVMLAPRLTEAATSELASDIMTALAEPFDVGGASVIVAVSVGYAIGPRDGATGDELLRRAELAVDKAKGAITETAVAFAPEMDAEITYRHMLEMALRDAIAGGAIDVFYQPLVDVSGKRVLGVEALARWTDATLGPISPDIFIPLAEETGLIQSIGEHVLDRAIRDAKAWSGISVAVNVSASQIHHGDVVEVVRQALEASQFPAERLEIEITESVLLADEKRANEQMRGLQALGVKVALDDFGTGYSSLQYLRRFGFDKLKIDRSFLDGAGEPPESSVILASIIRLGQDLDLTIVAEGVETREQQRWLQAAGCDQLQGYLFSRPLPVAQMTEFIASRQIASAVAS; the protein is encoded by the coding sequence TTGCCCAAGCGGACCACCGCTTTTGTGACGTTTCCGATCGTGGCGCTCGGCGCCGCGTCGATCCTCGCTGTCTTGATTTCATTGCTGATCGGCGCGCGCGAGGCCGACGATACTGCGCTTCAGCGGCAGCGGGACACGATCGAGCACGCCATCGATCAGCATGGGTTGTCGCTGGCCCGCGAGTTGCGCGTACAGACCGTGTGGTCGGAAGCGTTTGAGCAGACGCGCCACAAAGACACCGGCTGGATGCGAACCTTCTATGGCAAGTATCTCAGCGATCTCCTCGGCTACGACCAAATCTACGTGCTTGCCGGCAATGATGCGCCGGTGTTCGGCTATGCGGCGGCGGCCCGAGCGGATTCGGACTATGGGGCCATCGGCGCGGGCCTGACGGACCTGCTGCAGGCGGTTCGCCATCCGCACCTCAAGCCGCACTACGATGTCGTCGTCACCGACATCGCGATGCCCGACGGCACGGTGCAGCATCACGTGGCCGTTGCCGACGCGCGGTCGATCGACGGCAAGCCCGCCACCGTCATCGTGTCGACGATCGTGCCGGACGCAGGCAAACCCATCGCCACGCCCGATCCGCCGATGCTGCTCGTTGCAGTGGAGGACATCGACAAGGGCTTCACGAAGCGGCTGGGCGAGAACTTCGGCTTTCGCGAGCTGCATTGGGTAGCGACCGGGACCCCTGCCGGGGATTCCAGCGAGGCGGTCAAGTCCGACGACGGCGCGCCGGTGGGCACGCTCGTCTGGCGCAAGGATCAGCCGGGGCTGCAATTCATCCGCCACGTCGCGCCCGGCCTCGGCGCCGCCCTGCTGCTGATCGGGGCGCTGACCTGGTTCCTCGTCGTGTGGGGCAAGCGCAAGGCGCGGCAGATTCTGCAGAGCGAGGAGCACGCGACGACCGCCGCTCGCACCGACCAGCTCACCGACCTGCCCAACCGCACCGGACTGCACGAGGAGATTGCCGGCCTCTTGGAGGATCGGCAAAGGCCGGTGCCGGTGAGCCTCATCATGGTCGACATCGACCAGTTCAAGGCAATCAACGACGCCTTCGGCGCGGCGACCGGCGATGCCGTGCTCATCGGGACGGCGAAGCGGCTGCGGAACCTGCTCCCGCCGGGCGGCATCGTCGCCCGTAGCGACGGCGACAGCTTCGTCATGCTGGCGCCGCGCCTCACCGAGGCCGCCACCAGCGAGCTGGCAAGCGATATCATGACGGCGCTCGCCGAGCCGTTCGACGTCGGCGGCGCGAGCGTAATCGTCGCCGTATCCGTCGGCTACGCGATCGGCCCGCGCGATGGGGCGACGGGAGATGAGCTTCTGCGCCGCGCCGAGCTCGCGGTGGACAAGGCGAAAGGCGCGATCACGGAGACGGCCGTCGCGTTTGCACCGGAGATGGACGCCGAGATCACCTACCGGCATATGCTCGAGATGGCGCTGCGCGATGCCATCGCCGGGGGCGCGATCGATGTCTTCTATCAACCGCTGGTGGACGTGAGCGGCAAGCGGGTGCTGGGCGTCGAGGCGCTGGCGCGGTGGACCGATGCCACGTTGGGACCGATCTCGCCCGACATCTTCATTCCGCTCGCCGAGGAAACCGGTCTCATCCAGAGCATCGGCGAGCACGTGCTGGATCGCGCGATCCGGGACGCCAAGGCGTGGTCGGGGATCAGTGTCGCGGTCAACGTCTCGGCCTCGCAGATCCATCACGGCGACGTAGTCGAGGTCGTGCGCCAGGCGCTCGAGGCAAGCCAGTTCCCCGCCGAGCGTCTCGAAATCGAGATCACCGAGAGCGTGCTGCTCGCCGACGAAAAGCGCGCCAACGAGCAGATGCGCGGCCTGCAGGCGCTTGGCGTCAAGGTGGCGCTCGACGACTTCGGTACCGGCTATTCCAGCCTGCAGTACCTGCGCCGCTTTGGCTTCGACAAGCTGAAGATCGACCGCAGCTTCCTCGACGGTGCCGGCGAGCCGCCCGAGAGTTCGGTCATCCTGGCCTCGATCATCAGGCTCGGCCAGGATCTCGATCTGACCATCGTCGCCGAGGGCGTGGAGACGCGCGAGCAGCAGCGGTGGCTGCAGGCCGCCGGCTGCGACCAGTTGCAGGGCTACCTCTTCTCGCGCCCGCTCCCCGTTGCGCAGATGACCGAGTTCATCGCCTCCCGCCAGATCGCGTCGGCAGTGGCCAGCTGA
- the obgE gene encoding GTPase ObgE — protein sequence MKFLDSAKIYIASGAGGDGSLSFRREKFIEFGGPDGGDGGKGGDVWAECVDNLNTLIDYRYQQHFKAKKGGNGAGKNRAGANGDDCIIKVPPGTQIYAEDQETLLADLSKVGDRALLAKGGNGGFGNAHFKSSTNQAPRRVNPGLPAEELTIWLRLKLIADAGIVGMPNAGKSTFLAAVSAAKPKIAAYPFTTLHPNLGVVRADDKDFVLADIPGLIEGASEGAGIGTRFLGHVERTKVLLHLVDATEEDVATAYRTVRRELKAYGADLDKKKELVALSKCDALDKETLEARAEALKKAAKKKPLLLSAVSGEGVREALFALAREIGRGKAQDAAQAHAPKERWRP from the coding sequence ATGAAATTTCTCGATTCTGCGAAGATCTACATTGCCTCGGGCGCCGGCGGCGACGGCTCCCTGTCGTTCCGGCGCGAGAAGTTCATCGAGTTCGGTGGCCCCGACGGCGGCGACGGCGGCAAGGGCGGCGACGTTTGGGCCGAGTGCGTCGACAATCTCAACACGCTTATCGACTACCGCTACCAGCAGCACTTCAAGGCGAAGAAGGGTGGCAATGGCGCGGGTAAGAACCGCGCGGGCGCCAACGGCGACGACTGCATCATCAAGGTGCCGCCCGGCACGCAGATCTACGCCGAGGACCAGGAGACGCTGCTCGCCGACCTGTCGAAGGTGGGCGACCGCGCGCTACTCGCCAAGGGAGGCAACGGCGGCTTCGGCAATGCCCATTTCAAGTCGTCGACCAACCAGGCGCCGCGCCGCGTCAATCCCGGCCTACCCGCCGAGGAGCTGACGATCTGGCTGCGCCTGAAGCTGATCGCCGATGCCGGCATCGTCGGCATGCCCAACGCCGGTAAGTCGACGTTTCTCGCCGCGGTGAGCGCAGCGAAGCCGAAGATCGCCGCTTACCCTTTCACCACTCTGCACCCGAACCTCGGCGTCGTGCGCGCGGACGACAAGGACTTCGTGCTCGCCGACATCCCCGGTCTGATCGAAGGTGCCAGCGAAGGCGCCGGCATCGGCACGCGCTTTCTCGGCCACGTCGAGCGCACCAAGGTGCTGCTGCATCTCGTTGATGCCACCGAGGAGGACGTGGCGACGGCCTATCGCACGGTGCGCCGCGAGCTCAAGGCCTATGGGGCCGACCTCGACAAGAAGAAGGAGCTGGTCGCGCTCTCGAAGTGCGACGCGCTCGACAAGGAAACGCTCGAAGCGCGCGCCGAAGCGCTCAAGAAGGCCGCGAAGAAGAAGCCTCTGCTGCTGTCGGCCGTATCGGGCGAAGGCGTGCGCGAAGCACTATTCGCCCTGGCACGCGAGATCGGCCGCGGCAAAGCCCAGGATGCGGCACAGGCGCACGCGCCCAAGGAGCGCTGGCGCCCGTAG
- a CDS encoding GNAT family N-acetyltransferase has translation MRSPRLSYRPIDARDAGRIAALAGDWDIARMTSRIPHPYSLVDADLWIASIGDDEFVRGVERDGELIGAVGYINGDPGQAEIGYWIGKPWWGNGYATEAAGTLMNHCFGEMNFKRLTCGHFVDNPASARVIAKLGFRRIGAGAQWCEARRSEVRTVKYARRRPLLGAWRSGTR, from the coding sequence ATGCGCTCGCCACGTTTGAGCTATCGGCCCATCGACGCCCGCGACGCGGGCCGCATCGCCGCGCTTGCCGGCGACTGGGACATCGCGCGCATGACGTCGCGCATTCCCCATCCCTACTCGCTCGTCGATGCCGACTTGTGGATCGCCTCCATCGGCGATGACGAGTTCGTGCGCGGCGTCGAGCGCGACGGCGAGTTGATCGGCGCGGTCGGCTACATCAACGGCGACCCGGGGCAGGCCGAGATCGGCTACTGGATCGGCAAGCCCTGGTGGGGAAACGGCTATGCGACGGAAGCGGCCGGCACCCTCATGAACCATTGCTTCGGCGAAATGAACTTCAAGCGCCTCACCTGTGGTCACTTCGTGGACAACCCCGCCTCGGCCCGCGTCATCGCCAAGCTCGGCTTTCGCCGCATCGGCGCCGGGGCGCAATGGTGCGAGGCGCGGCGCAGTGAGGTGCGGACGGTAAAGTATGCGCGACGGCGTCCGCTGCTCGGCGCCTGGCGGAGTGGTACGCGATGA
- the rpmA gene encoding 50S ribosomal protein L27, giving the protein MAQKKAGGSTRNGRDSHSKRLGVKRFGGEQVIPGNILVRQRGTQWHPGNGVGMGSDHTIFAVVEGAVEFNTKRNGRVYVSVREDKTAE; this is encoded by the coding sequence ATGGCACAAAAGAAAGCTGGCGGCTCAACGCGTAACGGCCGCGACTCGCACTCAAAGCGCCTCGGCGTTAAGCGCTTCGGCGGCGAGCAGGTCATCCCCGGCAACATCCTGGTCCGCCAGCGCGGTACCCAGTGGCACCCGGGCAACGGCGTCGGCATGGGCTCCGACCACACCATCTTCGCGGTGGTCGAGGGCGCCGTCGAATTCAACACCAAGCGCAACGGCCGCGTTTACGTGTCGGTGCGCGAAGACAAGACCGCCGAATAA
- the rplU gene encoding 50S ribosomal protein L21 produces MYAVIKTGGKQYRVAADDVITIEKIAGEAGSKVEFAEVLMIGGDKPKFGSPLVSGAKVVGEFVEATRGPKVISFKKRRRKNSRRKRGHRQDLVTVRIKSIVGA; encoded by the coding sequence ATGTACGCTGTCATCAAGACGGGCGGCAAGCAGTACCGTGTTGCTGCTGACGACGTCATCACCATCGAAAAGATCGCCGGCGAAGCCGGCTCCAAGGTCGAGTTCGCCGAAGTCCTCATGATCGGCGGCGACAAGCCCAAATTCGGCAGCCCGCTCGTCTCCGGCGCCAAGGTCGTCGGCGAGTTCGTCGAGGCCACCCGCGGCCCGAAGGTCATCTCCTTCAAGAAGCGCCGCCGCAAGAATTCGCGCCGCAAGCGCGGCCATCGCCAGGACCTCGTCACGGTCCGTATCAAGAGCATCGTCGGCGCCTAA